Genomic segment of Streptomyces longhuiensis:
GGCCATGGCGTAGCCGTCGCCCGCGTTCGTCGGGTTCTCGTACGTCCCGTAGAGGTAGCCGGACGCGGGCAGGCCGAGGCGGCCGCACGCCCCGGTGGCCAGGATCACGGCGCCCGCGCGTACGGTGACGAACTCGCCTGTGCGGGTGTTGAATCCGGCCGCGCCCACGGCACGGCCGTCCACGGTGAGGACCCGGACCGGCATCACCCGGTTCTCGATGCGGATCCGCTCACGCATCTCGCGGCGCCGCAACTGCCGGTAGAGGACCTTCTTGACGTCCTTGCCCTCCGGCATCGGCAGCACGTACGAACCGGAGCGGTGCACCTGACGGACCGCGTACTCGCCGTGCTCGTCCTTCTCGAACTTCACGCCGTACGACTCCAGGCGCTTGACCATCGAGAAGCCGCGGGTCGCCGTCTGGCGGACGGTGGACTGGTCGACGATGCCGTCGTTGGCGCGGGTGATCTCCGCGACGTAGTCGTCCGGTTCGGCCCGGCCCGGGATGACCGCGTTGTTCACGCCGTCCATCCCCATGGCGAGCGCGCCGGAGTGGCGTACGTGCGCCTTCTCCAGGAGCAGCACGTCCGCGCCGCGTTCGGCGGCGGTGAGGGCGGCCATGGTGCCCGCGGTGCCGCCGCCGATGACGAGGACGTCGCAGGAGAGTTCGGTCGCGTCGGAGAGGGCGGGGATGGCCAGGGGGGTGTCCACGGGCGGGCCTTTCACGGGGGTGCGGTGGTCAGAGGGATGTGAGGATGCGGCGGCGGAGGCCCGTGGTGGCGGGCGCGTTGCGCGCGTCCCGCTGCCGGGGGTGCGGGACGTCCAGGACCTCGCCGGAGGAGAGCAGGGCGATCCGGTCACCGAGGTAGAGCGCCTCGTCCACGTCATGGGTGACGAAGACGACGGTCGCGCCCGTGCCGCGCAGGATGTCCACGAGCAGGTCCTGCATGCCGGCGCGGGTGTGCGGGTCGAGCGCGCCGAACGGCTCGTCCATGAGGACCGCGCGAGGCCGCCCGGCCAGGGCACGGGCCAGCTGGACGCGCTGTCGCTGCCCTCCGGAGAGCTGGCGTGGCAGCTTGCGGGCGTGCTCGGCCAGTCCGACGCGCTCCAGCCATCCGTCGGCGACGCTCCGTCGCTCGTCCCGTCCCGACCGCCGTATGGCCAGCGGGAGTTCGACGTTGGCGCGGACGCTGCGCCACGGCAGCAGAGCGTTCTCCTGGAAGACCAGCGCCCGGTCGGCGGCGGGCCGGTCGATGGGCGTTCCGTCCTGCGTGACCCGCCCGTCCAACGGGGGCAGCAGACCGGCGAGGGTGCGAAGGAGCGTGGACTTGCCGCAGCCGGACGGGCCGAGCACGGCCACGAGCTCGCCCGGCGCGATCCGCAGGCGCACGGTGCCGGGCAAGGGCTGTCCCTCGTGGTGGCCGAGCCGCACGTCCTCCAGGGCGAGTTCGGCACCCTGGCGGAGAGAAGTGGTCCTCGTCGGACTCATGAGACTGGCTCCTTCTCCAGGGCCGGGACGGGGGACGAAGCCGCCGGGGGAGCGGCGGGGCGGTGTACGGCACGGGACGGCACCCGTTCGGCCGGCCGTGGCAGCCAGGCGGTGGCGCGGCGGCCGAGGAACTCCACCGCCGTGGAGGTGAGCCAGCCGAGGGCGCCGATGGTGACCATGCCGACGAAGACGCCGGGGTAGTCGACCACTGTGTAGTCCTGCCAGGTGCGGTAGCCGACCCCGTACTCACCGGAGATCATCTCCGCCGAGATCACGCAGATCCACGCGACGCCGATGCCCACCGAGAGCCCGCCGAAGATGCCCGGCAGCGCGCCGGGCAGCACCACCGAGCCCAGCACCCGCAGCCGGCCGCCGCCCATGGTGAGCACGGCCTCCTCCCACACCGGCGTCAGCGCGCGCACCGCGTGCCGCGTCGACACCAGCACCGGGAAGAACGCCGCGGTGAACGTGATGAACACGATGCCCTGCTCGTTGCTGGGCAGCAGCAGGATCGCGACCGGGACCAGGGCGATCGCCGGGATCGGCCGCGCCACCTCCATCAGCGGGCCGAGCAGATCGGCGGCCCACCGCGACCGCGCGATCGCCGTGCCCGCCGCCACCCCGAACACCGCGGCCAGCAGGAACCCGATCACGATGCGGCGCAGGCTGTATCCGAGGTCCTGCCAGTACGGGGCGGTGCCCAGCCGGTCGCCGAAGGCGGATGCCACCTCGCCGACCGTGGGGAACTGCCCGAACCGCAGCCAGAGTTCGACGTCCAGAGAGGTCAGCAGCTGCCAGAGCCCGAGGGCCGCGGCGAGCGACGCCGCCCGGACCAGCCGGCGGCCCGCGCTCATGACGCGAGCCTCACGGCGTCCGCGTAGCTGACGACGCGGGCGCCGGAGTGCCGTTCGACGTACGTCTTCGCATGGCTCGGGGTGACGAAGGCGCGCAGGTCGGAGCCGTCCGCGACCCACACGGCGCGGTCGGCGAACCACAGGGTGCCGGTCAGCGCGTCGGGTACGTACGCGGCCCGGACCTCCGCTCCCTTCAACGCCTTGAGGAGCCGCTTCGGACTGTCGAAGGTGCGGGTGGAGTCCTGACCCTTCAGCCACAGCTCGGACTTGGCGACGCCCGCCTTCGGATACGCGGGTGTGTGCGTGGCCCGCTCCAGCGGCTCGGGGTCGACGAAGGAGTCCACGTCGACGTCGCCCACCAGCTTGGCCGCCTTGAGGATCGGTACGTCCTTCTTCAGCGCGGCGATCAGCTCCGGCCGCAGCGCCGGGTCGAAGGTGGCGATGCCGTGGGCGCCGTTGTAGAGGTAGACCGCCTCGGCGGGCAGACCGGTCTCCTCGGCCACCGACTCGGCAGCGGCCACCGGCCGCTTGCGGAGGTAGTCGGTGGCCCGCCGCTGAGCCTGGAGGAAGTCGTCGAGGACCCCGCCGCGCTCCTCGGCGAACTTCTCGCGGACGGTGACTCCGTGGAACGTCGGCAGGTTCAGGTCGGCGCCGTCGTACAGGGCCTTCGCCTTGCCCTCGTACGCCAACTGGCCGGGCCAGGCGACGAACTGGGACAGTGCGTCGACGCTGCCCCCGGTCAGGGCGGACGCGCCCACACTGGGCTGCTGGTTGAGTTTGCTGATGCCCTTGTCCGGGTCGATCCCGGCCTTCCTCAGGGCCCGTACCAGGGTGCCGTCGGCGGCCGATCCGACGCTGGTGGACACTTTTCTGCCGCGCAGGTCGGCCAGTGATCTCACATGCGAACCGGGCGCGGTGACCACGGTGTTGAGGCCGCCGCGCAGGTTGTAGCCGGTGACCGAGACGAGCCGCGTCGGCTGCCCCAGCTGCTTGCCGCGGGCCGCGTTGATCAGCAGTGGGAAGTCGCCCATCGACCCGATGTCGATCTTCCCGGCGGTCATCTGGGCGGTGATGGGGGCGCCGGTCGCGTAGTCCTGCCACTTCACCTTGTAGGTCTTGCCGTCCTTCCTGCCGCGGGCCGCGAGCTCGTCCTCGAAGTAGCCGAGGGAGCGCAGCAGTGTTCCGGCGGTGACGGTGTTGATGGTCTTCGACTGGTATCCGACGGTCACCGTGACGGTCTTGGAGTCCTCGGCGCCGGCGGCGCCACCGCACGCGGTGGCCAGGGGCAGCAGGAGAGTCAGCGGCAGAAGCCGGGTGAGCTGGACAACGGGTTTGTGAGGCACGGCAGTCGGACCTTTCACCGGAGCAGGTAGGGCATGTTGACGGTGACCGCGCCGGTGGGGCACCGGGCCGCGCACGGGCCGCAGTACCAGCACTCGTCGACGTGCATGTACGCCTTGCCGTTGTCCTCGCGGATCGCGAGCGAGTCGAGCGGACACATGTCTACGCAGAGCGTGCAGCCGTCGATACACCGCGACTCGTCGATGGTCACGGGTACGTCGGCGCGCTGCGGGACAACGGGCATGGCTGTCTCCAGGGAGGGTGGTGGAAGGAACGTGCGGTGGGTCAGACGGTGTGGCGGCGAAGGACGCCGCTCATGGTGATGCGGTCGCCGCGGAAGCGGATGAACTCCAGGTCCACGGGCCGCCCGTCGGGCAGATGAGTGAGCCGCTCCAGCATCAGAACGGCGCTCCCGCGCGGCGCCTCGAGGACCGCGGCGGAGTGCGCGTCGGCGTTCACGGCTTCGAGAGTGATGTCGGCATGCCCCAGCGGGCCGCCGGTCAGCGTCTCCAGGAGCCGGAACACGTCCGTGTTCTCCAAGTCGCAGCCGAGCAGGTCACCGCCCACATCCATGGGCAGATACGACAGGTCCAGGGACAGTGGCAGTCCGTCGAGGCGCCGCAGCCGCTCGATACAGAGCACGTCGGTGTGGTCGGGCAGACCGAGCCGGTGCGCCACTGGGCCGGGAGCGCCGACCGGCCCGACGGTCCTGACCTCGTTGGTGACCCGGCCGTGCTCGTGCAGGGTCTCGGCCAGGCCCTGCAGCCGGTCGAGGCCGTGCGGGTACTTCTCGCAGACCACGACGGTGCCGACGCCGGCCTTCCGCTCGACGAGCTGCTCGCCGCGCAGCAGGTCGAGTGCCTGCCGGACGGTGTTGCGGCTGGCCCGGTAGTCGGCGGCGATGACGTCCTCCAGAGGGAGGACGCCGCGCGGGAATCCGCCCGACAGGATCTGGTGGCGCAGCAGGTCCGCGAGCTGCCGGGCCTGGTCCGCACGCAGCCGCCGACGGCGCGCGGCGGCGACCGGAAGCGAGGCGGGGATACGTTCGGCTGGCATGGCAGGGAACGTACCGGCGCGGCGGCTCCGATGGTGTTGCGGCAGCATTGCGCCACCTGACGGCTCCAGCCGCACCGCTCTGACCTGCTGCATCGACGGCCGGCGTCCAAGATCCGCCACTTGACCGCCCACCAAGTGGACAGCGGTCGATCGCCGCCCGGTCGCGGGAGCGGAGGCAGGAGGGCGGGCGCCCGGCTCGCCCCCTGCGCGGCGGCGGGCCACGATGGAGGACGGGGCCGGTTCCGGGGGCCAGGTGCTGGGAGGTACCCGTGGAGCACGCCCGAACCACCGACGTACTGATCGTGGGCGCCGGCCCGGTCGGGCTGAGCGCGGCCGCGGAGCTCCGGCGGCACGGGGTGCGCTGCCGCCTCGTCGACCGCCTGCCGGCCCGCCTCCCCCACGCCAAAGCGGTCGGCATCCAACCACGCACACTCGAGATCTGGGACCGGATGGGCCTGGCCCGCGCCGCCCTGGAGGCCGCCGTCCCGATGCGCGGCCAGCTGATCTACGTCAACGGCCGGGAGCAGGCCCGGATCGACCTCGTCCTGCCGCCCGAGGTGCCCTACGGATTCGCCGCACTTCCGCAGTACGAGACCGAGCGCCTCATCGAGGAGTACGTCGGCGGCCTCGGCACGTTCATCGAGCGCAACACCGAACTGCTGTCCTTCACCCAGGACGAGGACGGGGTCACGGCCCTTCTGCGCACCGACTCCGGCGCCGAGGAGGAGCTGCGCGTCCGCTATCTCGTCGGCTGCGACGGAGCGCACAGCACCGTCCGCAAAGGGCTGGGCCTGAGCTTCGAAGGCGGGGCTTTCGACGAGGGCTACATGCTGGCCGACGTCGAGGCCGACTGGGACCTGCCCCACGGCTACGGCGTACGGTCCACGCACCGCGCCGACGACGGTTCCACCGACGACGTGCTGGTCTGCATCCCGCTGCCCGGGAACGGCCGCTACCGCATGTCCGCGCTGGTCCCGCCCGAGCTCTCCGAGCGGGGCGCCGACCGCGGGCCCACGCGGGGGGACGGTGTGACGCACGGCCTGCAGAGCGGTGGCGTCCCCGAGCTGTCCCACCTCCAGGCCGTCGTCGACCGCCTGGCCCCCGTGCCGGCCACCCTCTCGCACCTGCGCTGGTCGTCCGTCTTCCGCATCAGCCACCGCATCGTCGACCGCTACGCCGATGGACGCGTCTTCGTCGCGGGCGACGCCGCCCACATCCACCCGCCCACGGGTGCCCAGGGCATGAACACCGGCATCCAGGACGCCTGCAACCTGGCCTGGAAGCTCGCCCTCGTCCTCCGGGGAGAGGCCGGGCCCGCCCTGCTCACCAGCTACGACGCCGAGCGCCGCCCGGTCGGCGAGGAAGTCGTGGGCCGGACCGTGCGGCATGCCACGGAAGGCATCGAAGCCGACCCTGACGCGCCGCGGACCATCATGCTCCGCGAGGCCCAACTGCTCATCGGCTACCGGGACGGACCGCTCGCCGGGAGCCCGCACGGGCCCGCCGAAGCGCCCCAGCCCGGTGACCGCGCCCCGGACTGCACCGGGCTGGCCGAGCCCGTGGCCGCGTACCCGTTGCGCCTGCTCGACATCCTGCGCGGCCGCACGGCGCACGTCGTGCTCCTGTACGGGGCCGACGCCGCGGTCCTGGCCGAGGCCGCCGCGACGGTCCGGGTCGCGGGCGTACCGGACGACGGCACGCTGTCCGGGTTCGCGCTGGAGACCGTCGCCGTCCTCGACCGTGATGCCGAGCCGACCGGCCTCGACCCCCTGGCCGTCGCCGGATACCGCGACGCCGCCGGGGAGTTCGCCCGGCTCTACCGCCCCGACGGGCCGACCGGCTTCGTCGTACGCCCCGACGGACACCTCGGCGCCCGCTTCCCCCTCGCCGACACGGCGGCGGCCTTGCCCGCATACCTCGCGGAGCTGTTCCCGCCGGCGTGATCACCAGCGCTCCTCGCCCGGTCCCGTTTGAGTAGCCGTACTCAGGCCACCCGGCTTCCGGGCCGCCACGATGAGGCGACCGAGAAGAAGGAGCGCCCCGATGTCCCTGATCGCAGCTGCCCGTCGCCGGAGGGCGAACAACGCGGCCCCGTTCCCGGTGCTGCCCGGTGTCTGCGCCGCCGTCGTGGTCGTGGGGCTCGCCGTCTCCGCCTGGGCACCGCACGACCGGACGACCTGGTTGCTGGAAGTGGTGTGGGTGCTGATCGGACTGCCGTTGGCCGTCCTCGCCCGGCGGCGCTTCCCGCTCTCGGGGCTGCTGTGCTGTCTCCTCGCGGCGCACGCGCTGGTGCTCGCGCTGGGCGGGCACTACACGTACGCCGAGGTGCCGTTGGGCGAGTGGGTGAAGGACGGACTGGGGCTGTCCCGGAATCCGTACGACCGGTTCGGGCACCTGATGCAGGGCTTCGTACCGGCCGTCCTGGTGCGGGAGTTGCTGGTCCGGACGTCTCCGCTGCGCGGCAGCCGATGGCTGGCGCCCCTCACGGTCTGCGCGTGCCTGGCGTTCAGCGCGGTCTTCGAGATGTTCGAGTGGGCGGCGGCGGTCATCGGCGGGCACGCGGCGGACGCCTTCCTCGCCACCCAGGGCGATGTGTGGGACACCCAATGGGACATGTTCTGCGCGCTGATCGGCGCCACGGTCTCGTTGCTGCTGCTCAGCAAGTGGCACGACCGGCAGTTGAACCGCCTGGCCGGCTGAGGCCGGGGCGCCTTTCGGCGTCGTCAGGGGCTTCGTGCCCTGGCGCGGCGTCGGACCAGTTGCCCGCAGGTCACGCCGGCTCGGAGGCGGGTGGCCTGGTGGGGCCGGGGAGTCGGGCGGGGCGGTCGTGTTCGTACTGGTCGGCCTGGAGGCGGTACATCTGCGCGTAGCGGCTGGCGGGTTCGGCGGCGAACAGCTCGGTGTGGCTGCCCTCCTCGATCAGCCGGCCCTCGTCCAGGACGAAGATGCGGTCGACGCGGCGCACCGCGGCCATGCGGTGGGTGA
This window contains:
- a CDS encoding ABC transporter ATP-binding protein; the encoded protein is MSPTRTTSLRQGAELALEDVRLGHHEGQPLPGTVRLRIAPGELVAVLGPSGCGKSTLLRTLAGLLPPLDGRVTQDGTPIDRPAADRALVFQENALLPWRSVRANVELPLAIRRSGRDERRSVADGWLERVGLAEHARKLPRQLSGGQRQRVQLARALAGRPRAVLMDEPFGALDPHTRAGMQDLLVDILRGTGATVVFVTHDVDEALYLGDRIALLSSGEVLDVPHPRQRDARNAPATTGLRRRILTSL
- a CDS encoding ABC transporter permease produces the protein MSAGRRLVRAASLAAALGLWQLLTSLDVELWLRFGQFPTVGEVASAFGDRLGTAPYWQDLGYSLRRIVIGFLLAAVFGVAAGTAIARSRWAADLLGPLMEVARPIPAIALVPVAILLLPSNEQGIVFITFTAAFFPVLVSTRHAVRALTPVWEEAVLTMGGGRLRVLGSVVLPGALPGIFGGLSVGIGVAWICVISAEMISGEYGVGYRTWQDYTVVDYPGVFVGMVTIGALGWLTSTAVEFLGRRATAWLPRPAERVPSRAVHRPAAPPAASSPVPALEKEPVS
- a CDS encoding ABC transporter substrate-binding protein; the protein is MPHKPVVQLTRLLPLTLLLPLATACGGAAGAEDSKTVTVTVGYQSKTINTVTAGTLLRSLGYFEDELAARGRKDGKTYKVKWQDYATGAPITAQMTAGKIDIGSMGDFPLLINAARGKQLGQPTRLVSVTGYNLRGGLNTVVTAPGSHVRSLADLRGRKVSTSVGSAADGTLVRALRKAGIDPDKGISKLNQQPSVGASALTGGSVDALSQFVAWPGQLAYEGKAKALYDGADLNLPTFHGVTVREKFAEERGGVLDDFLQAQRRATDYLRKRPVAAAESVAEETGLPAEAVYLYNGAHGIATFDPALRPELIAALKKDVPILKAAKLVGDVDVDSFVDPEPLERATHTPAYPKAGVAKSELWLKGQDSTRTFDSPKRLLKALKGAEVRAAYVPDALTGTLWFADRAVWVADGSDLRAFVTPSHAKTYVERHSGARVVSYADAVRLAS
- a CDS encoding 4Fe-4S dicluster domain-containing protein, encoding MPVVPQRADVPVTIDESRCIDGCTLCVDMCPLDSLAIREDNGKAYMHVDECWYCGPCAARCPTGAVTVNMPYLLR
- a CDS encoding GntR family transcriptional regulator, giving the protein MPAERIPASLPVAAARRRRLRADQARQLADLLRHQILSGGFPRGVLPLEDVIAADYRASRNTVRQALDLLRGEQLVERKAGVGTVVVCEKYPHGLDRLQGLAETLHEHGRVTNEVRTVGPVGAPGPVAHRLGLPDHTDVLCIERLRRLDGLPLSLDLSYLPMDVGGDLLGCDLENTDVFRLLETLTGGPLGHADITLEAVNADAHSAAVLEAPRGSAVLMLERLTHLPDGRPVDLEFIRFRGDRITMSGVLRRHTV
- a CDS encoding FAD-dependent monooxygenase, with translation MEHARTTDVLIVGAGPVGLSAAAELRRHGVRCRLVDRLPARLPHAKAVGIQPRTLEIWDRMGLARAALEAAVPMRGQLIYVNGREQARIDLVLPPEVPYGFAALPQYETERLIEEYVGGLGTFIERNTELLSFTQDEDGVTALLRTDSGAEEELRVRYLVGCDGAHSTVRKGLGLSFEGGAFDEGYMLADVEADWDLPHGYGVRSTHRADDGSTDDVLVCIPLPGNGRYRMSALVPPELSERGADRGPTRGDGVTHGLQSGGVPELSHLQAVVDRLAPVPATLSHLRWSSVFRISHRIVDRYADGRVFVAGDAAHIHPPTGAQGMNTGIQDACNLAWKLALVLRGEAGPALLTSYDAERRPVGEEVVGRTVRHATEGIEADPDAPRTIMLREAQLLIGYRDGPLAGSPHGPAEAPQPGDRAPDCTGLAEPVAAYPLRLLDILRGRTAHVVLLYGADAAVLAEAAATVRVAGVPDDGTLSGFALETVAVLDRDAEPTGLDPLAVAGYRDAAGEFARLYRPDGPTGFVVRPDGHLGARFPLADTAAALPAYLAELFPPA
- a CDS encoding DUF2238 domain-containing protein encodes the protein MSLIAAARRRRANNAAPFPVLPGVCAAVVVVGLAVSAWAPHDRTTWLLEVVWVLIGLPLAVLARRRFPLSGLLCCLLAAHALVLALGGHYTYAEVPLGEWVKDGLGLSRNPYDRFGHLMQGFVPAVLVRELLVRTSPLRGSRWLAPLTVCACLAFSAVFEMFEWAAAVIGGHAADAFLATQGDVWDTQWDMFCALIGATVSLLLLSKWHDRQLNRLAG